The following proteins are co-located in the Plasmodium brasilianum strain Bolivian I chromosome 11, whole genome shotgun sequence genome:
- a CDS encoding PIR protein — protein sequence MHYQASIFEGLPSDKFYAKLNENVSEQNAYESYSDILKEYSEKYSWISDVCKKLQRNLSIIAEENTKNVPFRKKHWYDVNFWLVEQVYKNLYYNRNHGDYKNIISTFLDVWKKIIHDKYPQYIDSLAPDEIYDMDMMTENKYLFDYMENYEDLKQIIINNSHNIWDKHFDYFKKRVALYYKWKGWFTFNNGKNNKYFDDFNKYDIKDYFFSLPWYKKMTYYFHPCYNKIMGALEEFKESTIEVKAGKGYMQNSEIFIVKKAPAVYQTQRNKEQTKLMPKVQLDSSKNEIKSEQIQNILEQNRSVTVESPRSTVQSTSSTIETSSSPGKSISSEGPTKTPEVIFKSPEITTTTFEGQDINLTGQSTSSTINSAILLNNVEGLDIIPLSDTYTISPFTSFINKPYIIYNVGGQLMSLYHKRKKKEHRKYIHYKELALLNQSSQSFYSDSHRDIYMLTYHGCLRS from the exons atgCATTATCAG GCTTCTATATTTGAAGGTTTACCCTCAGATAAATTTTATGCAAAGTTGAATGAAAATGTGTCTGAGCAAAATGCATATGAATCTTATTccgatattttaaaagaatattcaGAAAAATACTCATGGATTTCTGATGTTTGTAAGAAACTTCAAAGAAACTTATCAATAATTGCAGAAGAAAATACAAAGAATGTCCCTTTCAGGAAGAAACATTGGTACGATGTAAATTTCTGGTTAGTAGAGCAGGTATATAAAaacttatattataatagaaATCATGGAgattataagaatattatttctaCTTTTCTAGATGtgtggaaaaaaattattcatgaCAAATACCCTCAATATATTGATTCATTAGCTCCAGAcgaaatatatgatatgGACATGATGACAGAAAATAAGTATCTATTTGATTATATGGAAAATTATGAGGACcttaaacaaattattattaacaattcTCATAATATATGGGATAAACATTTTGACTACTTTAAAAAGAGGGTTGCATTATATTATAAGTGGAAAGGTTGGTTCACATTTAACaatggtaaaaataataaatattttgatgattttaacaaatacgatataaaagattatttttttagctTACCGtggtataaaaaaatgacatattattttcacccatgttataataaaattatgggAGCATTAGAAGAATTTAAAGAATCAACTATAGAGGTAAAAGCGGGAAAAGGATATATGCAAAATTCtgaaatttttatagtaaaaaaagcACCTGCAGTATATCAGACgcaaagaaataaagaacaaACAAAACTAATGCCAAAAGTTCAATTGGATtcttcaaaaaatgaaataaaatcaGAACagattcaaaatatattagaacaAAATAGAAGTGTTACAGTAGAATCTCCACGTTCTACAGTACAATCTACCAGTTCTACAATAGAGACCTCAAGTTCACCGGGAAAATCTATAAGTTCAGAGGGACCGACTAAAACACCAGAGGTAATATTTAAATCTCCAGAGATAACAACTACAACCTTCGAGGGACAAGATATAAACCTCACGGGACAATCTACAAGTTCCACAATAAATTCAGCCATTTTACTAAATAATGTAGAAGGTTTAGATATCATTCCATTATCCGACACATATACAATAAGTCCATTTACATCATTCATTAATAAACCGTATATTATT tATAATGTGGGAGGACAATTAATGTCACTTTAtcacaaaagaaaaaagaaagaacatAGGAAgtatattcattataaagAGTTGGCGCTACTAAATCAGAGCTCTCAATCCTTTTATAGTGACTCTCATagggatatatatatgttaacatATCATGGATGTTTAAGGAGTTGA
- a CDS encoding hypothetical protein (Plasmodium exported protein), translated as MPQMYNVYTSESSINSVNDEYNNYDNNDEYYYDDNNDEYYYDDNNDECYYYDDEYPASVAKLSSEDEAYFNKLIDKYIRNEKYPGNRVEVKYVQDIPKPPNKFIYEEEMEQPIDKSSNHNNYQKPLNKLQNVGDRYNSHYDSLESDDDLSEIFVDSSKYASHYKEQSGLSESENDYYKKQPDSSKHHNYRSQAVTDKSTKSSRTFSNMNERKRQNKRGKKKRKGIIKKVLYPLTNFVKKTDAIYESELLKTLMANVVNKNSKKKRGFNKKIVDGLTITSPVLAMSIFLLLFALQNVTPGIVISVFFVVLALYYVFHKYKKCKHLCKVYGK; from the coding sequence ATGCCCCAGatgtataatgtatatacaagTGAAAGTTCAATTAACTCAGTGAatgatgaatataataattatgataataatgatgaatattattatgatgataataatgatgaatattattatgatgataataatgatgaatgttattattatgatgatGAATATCCTGCTTCCGTGGCAAAATTATCATCAGAAGATGAAgcttattttaataaattaatagataaatatataagaaatgaaaaatatccAGGGAATCGTGTTGAAGTGAAGTATGTTCAGGACATTCCTAAACCGcctaataaatttatatatgaagaagAAATGGAACAACCAATTGATAAATCATCaaatcataataattatcaaAAACCACtcaataaattacaaaatgttGGTGATCGTTATAATAGTCATTATGATTCATTAGAATCTGATGATGATCTTTCTGAAATTTTCGTTGATTCGTCAAAATATGCTAGTCATTATAAAGAACAATCCGGTTTATCAGAATCTGAAAATGATTACTATAAAAAGCAACCTGATTCATCTAAGCATCATAATTATAGAAGTCAAGCTGTTACAGATAAGTCTACTAAAAGTTCTAGAACTTTTTCAAATATGAACGAAAGAAAAAGACAAAATAAGCGTGGTAAGAAGAAACgaaaaggaataataaaaaaagttttatacCCATTGACAAATTTTGTGAAAAAAACAGATGCTATATATGAATCAGAGttattaaaaacattaatgGCTAATGTTGTTAATAAGAATTCAAAGAAGAAAAGaggatttaataaaaaaattgttgaCGGATTAACAATCACATCTCCAGTTTTAGCAAtgagtatatttttattattatttgcttTACAAAATGTAACTCCTGGTATTGTTATATCCGTCTTCTTTGTTGTTTTAgcattatattatgtattccataaatacaaaaaatgcaAACACTTGTGTAAAGTTTacggaaaataa